The genomic stretch GCTGGGCTTGTAGGTCTGCTTCTCGATGGCCGGCATGAACTCCGGGTTTTCCGGCGCCAGGCGCGCAAGGTCTTCGGCGCGACGCACCACGCGTTCAAGTGAGGCGTCGTCAAACTCGTTGATGGTCGCCGTGCCCACGCGGTTGCCGAAGGCGACCTCCACCGCGAGTTCGGTGTTGTCGACGATGCCGCTGGTGGAGATGTTGTTCAGCGCGAAACGGATGTTGCCGTCGACCGAACCGGCCAGCGTGGCGGTGATCTGGTCGGCCTTGGACAGCTTGATGACCTTGTCCAGGATGGCCTTGGACTGTTCTTCGGTGAAGATGCTCATTCTCTGGTTTCTCCAGCGCGCGATCAGCCGAGGCTGCGGGCGGTGTTGATGACGTTGATGCCGTTGAAGCGCGCCGTGCTCGAACCGTGCGAGACCGCCGAGACCTGGCCCGGCTGGCCCTTGCCGTCGAAGAACGAACCGCCGAGGCGGTAGTCGCTTTCGTCGCAGACGGCGACGCAGGCGTTCCAGAATTCCGGCGTGCGGATCTGGTAGGCCACGTCCTCGATCTGCTTGGTGATCTGCCCGTTCTTGATCTCGTAGAACAGCTGGCCGCCGAACTGCGCGTTGTAGCGCTGCTGGTCGATGGAGAAGGAGCCATCACCGATGATGTAGATGCCGTTCTCGACGTCCTTGATCATGTCGGCGACCGACAGCTTGTTCTTGCCCGGCGCCAGCGACACGTTGGCCATGCGCTGGAACTGCACGCTGGACCACGAGTCGGCGTAGCAGCAGCCGTCGGATTCGGTCTTGCCCAGGATGTGGGCCTGGTCGCGGATGGTCTGGTAGTCCACCAGCTTGCCGTTGCTGATGAGGTCCCACTTCTTGGTCTTCACGCCTTCGTCGTCGTAACCCACGGCGCCGAGGCTGCCCGGCTGGATCTTGTCGGCGAAGATGTTGACGTTGCCGCTGCCGTACTGGAAGCGCTCCTTCTGCTTGTCCAGCGTGGCGAAGCTGGTGCCGGCGTAGTTGGCCTCGTAGCCGAGCACGCGGTCGAGTTCGAGCGGGTGGCCGACGGACTCGTGGATGGTGAGCCAGGTGTGCGACGGGTCGAGCACCAGGTCGTACTTGCCCGGCTTGACCGACGGCGCGGTGAGCTTGGCCTTGGCCTGCTTGGCCGCGGCGATGGCGTCTTCCTTCATGTCGTAGGACAGGCCGTAGTTCACGACCCCATTGGGCGAGACGACCTTGCCCGACTGCGCGCCGTCCAGGTATTCGAACCCCAGGCCCATCGGCGAGGACAGGCCGTCGCGCGTGCGGAA from Lysobacter auxotrophicus encodes the following:
- a CDS encoding TldD/PmbA family protein, translated to MDRRSFLTMSGIGVAGLMLPFGRAIAAEELLTTLDVAKKKQLADAALQAATSAGATYSDVRIGRYLRQFVITREDKVQNVVNTESTGIGVRVLVNGAWGFAATNSLNTQGVVKAAQQAAAIAKANAKMQTTPVQLAKAPGVGEVSWKTPIKKNAMEVPLKDKADLLLGVNAAAINAGANFVNSMLFLVNEQKYFASTDGSYIDQDVHRIWAPMTVTAIDQATGKFRTRDGLSSPMGLGFEYLDGAQSGKVVSPNGVVNYGLSYDMKEDAIAAAKQAKAKLTAPSVKPGKYDLVLDPSHTWLTIHESVGHPLELDRVLGYEANYAGTSFATLDKQKERFQYGSGNVNIFADKIQPGSLGAVGYDDEGVKTKKWDLISNGKLVDYQTIRDQAHILGKTESDGCCYADSWSSVQFQRMANVSLAPGKNKLSVADMIKDVENGIYIIGDGSFSIDQQRYNAQFGGQLFYEIKNGQITKQIEDVAYQIRTPEFWNACVAVCDESDYRLGGSFFDGKGQPGQVSAVSHGSSTARFNGINVINTARSLG